From the Candidatus Eisenbacteria bacterium genome, one window contains:
- a CDS encoding ABC transporter permease, whose product MSEAFGTALRLLVDLDPKLVEIVLLSLSVSLTAVAIAALLGFPLGAAIAVGRFPGRRTLIVLLNALMGLPPVVVGLVIYLLLSRAGPLGSFGILFTPSAMVIAQTVLILPIIAALSRQAIEDAWGE is encoded by the coding sequence GTGTCCGAAGCGTTCGGTACGGCCCTGAGGCTGCTGGTCGATCTCGATCCCAAGCTCGTCGAGATCGTGCTCTTGAGTCTGAGCGTGAGCCTCACCGCGGTCGCGATCGCCGCGCTGCTGGGTTTCCCCTTGGGCGCCGCCATCGCCGTCGGCCGCTTCCCGGGCCGTCGGACGCTCATCGTTCTCCTGAACGCGCTGATGGGCCTGCCGCCCGTCGTCGTGGGGCTGGTTATCTATCTGCTTCTCTCGCGCGCCGGTCCGCTCGGTTCCTTCGGGATTCTGTTCACGCCGTCGGCGATGGTGATCGCGCAGACGGTGCTGATTCTGCCGATCATCGCGGCGTTGTCGCGCCAGGCGATCGAGGACGCTTGGGGCGAGT